A part of Melittangium boletus DSM 14713 genomic DNA contains:
- a CDS encoding S1 family peptidase, whose product MSDVDTGFTAAREAVSQAVSALALLEMPHRQGVGFVVSPSGLLVTNLHVVAGAEELSVLLADGRFLPVEHVIAFDEKRDLAVFQLPVKGVEALRPDAGVSPGEGAAVFILHPTPDSQLRLMETRVLAVQVLDETLTFLELDGALPEDASGSPVFDASGAWVGVATCAFADGRPVTIVIPSRYVLPLLEQPGQSPLSTLGQTRAAASRQRQVPVHSLALLEGCSPNTLEEVALALLQAIQLGAPLYNRGDPAACYQLYARTAAHLVQERADCPGVQNALRQGLERCAQLENMDARAWALRDAFDGLIQVIDRWLRAQAAFATRAAPRDYLQ is encoded by the coding sequence ATGTCCGACGTCGACACCGGATTCACCGCGGCCCGGGAGGCCGTCTCCCAGGCCGTCTCCGCGCTCGCGCTCCTGGAGATGCCTCACCGCCAGGGCGTCGGTTTCGTGGTCTCCCCCAGCGGGCTGCTCGTCACCAACCTCCACGTAGTGGCCGGAGCCGAGGAACTCTCCGTCCTGCTCGCCGACGGGCGCTTCCTGCCGGTGGAGCACGTCATCGCCTTCGACGAGAAGCGCGACCTGGCCGTCTTCCAGCTCCCCGTGAAGGGCGTCGAGGCACTGCGGCCCGACGCCGGGGTCTCCCCCGGAGAGGGAGCCGCCGTCTTCATCCTCCACCCCACCCCGGACAGCCAACTGCGGCTGATGGAGACACGCGTACTGGCGGTGCAGGTGCTCGACGAAACCCTCACCTTCCTCGAGCTGGACGGAGCCCTGCCGGAGGACGCCTCGGGCAGCCCCGTGTTCGATGCCTCGGGGGCGTGGGTGGGAGTGGCCACCTGCGCCTTCGCGGATGGCCGGCCCGTCACCATCGTCATCCCCTCGCGCTATGTCCTTCCCCTGCTGGAGCAACCGGGGCAGAGCCCCCTGTCCACCCTCGGGCAGACGCGTGCCGCCGCATCACGTCAGCGGCAGGTGCCCGTGCACTCGCTCGCCCTGCTGGAGGGGTGCTCCCCGAATACCCTCGAGGAAGTAGCCCTGGCGCTCCTGCAAGCCATCCAGCTCGGAGCGCCCCTCTACAACCGGGGAGACCCGGCCGCCTGCTACCAACTCTATGCCCGCACCGCCGCGCACCTCGTCCAGGAGCGGGCGGATTGTCCCGGCGTCCAGAACGCCCTGCGTCAAGGCCTGGAGCGATGCGCCCAGCTCGAGAACATGGATGCCCGTGCCTGGGCCCTGCGCGACGCCTTCGACGGGTTGATCCAGGTCATCGACCGCTGGCTGCGCGCCCAGGCGGCCTTCGCGACCCGGGCGGCGCCCCGCGACTA
- a CDS encoding cytochrome P450 — protein MSERINLLAPEVRANPYPLYARLRQHAPVSQVDPGGIWAVSRYEDVMYVLKHPQLFSSEGFRQAYRPAWISNYPLADSALVMDPPRHTRLRGLINRAFGTSVLTRIEPRVREIAATIAANLPEGQEVDFVEAFSVPMPMGVLGELLGLAPEVHPLLVRWAQHLAQFTSIGPADTARQEAMRATVNEARGHFERVLAERRRHPGDDLMSDLVQARMDGESLSDTELLGFMFLLLIGGLETTLHLMSHVALRLHLQPELMTLLREQPALVPRFIEEALRHEPPAQGVMRLTSEETELGGVRLPRGVRMLLLMGSATRDEAYCADPDRFDPHRTAPQNLPFGHGIHFCLGSQLARLEARLSLEALLARFTRLSAGTQPIQWNSSLIVRGPTRLPLVAHVD, from the coding sequence ATGAGTGAGCGAATCAACCTGCTGGCACCCGAGGTCCGCGCCAACCCCTATCCCCTCTACGCCCGACTGCGCCAACACGCACCCGTGAGCCAGGTGGACCCAGGGGGAATCTGGGCCGTGTCCCGGTACGAGGACGTGATGTACGTGCTCAAACACCCCCAGCTCTTCTCCTCCGAGGGTTTCCGCCAGGCCTACCGCCCGGCATGGATCTCCAACTACCCGTTGGCGGACTCGGCGCTGGTCATGGATCCACCGCGGCATACCCGGCTGCGGGGGCTCATCAACCGGGCCTTCGGCACGTCGGTGCTCACCCGCATCGAGCCGCGCGTGCGGGAGATCGCCGCGACCATCGCCGCGAACCTGCCCGAGGGCCAGGAAGTGGACTTCGTGGAGGCCTTCTCCGTGCCCATGCCCATGGGCGTGCTGGGCGAACTCCTGGGGCTGGCTCCCGAGGTGCATCCGCTCCTCGTCCGCTGGGCACAACACCTGGCCCAGTTCACCAGCATCGGCCCGGCCGACACCGCGCGGCAGGAGGCCATGCGCGCCACGGTGAACGAGGCCCGGGGCCACTTCGAGCGGGTGCTGGCGGAGCGGCGGCGTCATCCTGGAGACGATCTGATGAGTGACCTGGTCCAGGCGCGGATGGACGGCGAGTCCCTGTCGGACACGGAGTTGCTGGGCTTCATGTTCCTGCTGCTCATCGGGGGCCTGGAGACGACCCTGCACCTGATGAGTCACGTCGCCCTGCGGTTGCACCTGCAACCGGAGTTGATGACGCTCCTGCGGGAGCAGCCCGCGCTGGTCCCGCGATTCATCGAGGAGGCGCTGCGCCACGAGCCCCCGGCCCAAGGCGTCATGCGGCTGACGAGCGAGGAGACGGAGCTGGGTGGCGTGAGGCTACCCCGGGGCGTGCGGATGCTGCTGCTGATGGGCTCGGCCACCCGGGACGAGGCATACTGCGCGGATCCCGACCGCTTCGATCCGCACCGGACTGCGCCCCAGAACCTGCCCTTCGGACATGGCATCCACTTCTGTCTGGGCTCGCAGCTGGCGCGGCTGGAGGCGCGGCTGTCCCTGGAGGCACTCCTCGCCCGCTTCACCCGCCTGTCCGCGGGGACCCAGCCCATCCAGTGGAACAGCTCGCTCATCGTCCGAGGCCCCACGCGACTGCCCCTCGTGGCGCACGTGGACTGA
- the uvrA gene encoding excinuclease ABC subunit UvrA: protein MHKTHLVRARTHNLQSLSVDLAEGELVCLTGVSGSGKSSLALDTLYAEGQRRFVESFSPYARQFLERLERPPMDALEPVAAGVAVDRRAPVKSSRSTVATLADVEAYLSALFTREAMPVCPGCGVEAVRTDARVAAQATLDAEPEAPTVLTFPVRIADTAEYIDVRARLLKDGFHRVMVRGEVAELESLKPSEATDSAGVAHVVVDRVKLVKSQLGRVTAALETAWAQANGEAVAFTPVGPRRIRRGLVCPKCAREFEQARPGLFSYQSPTGACPTCRGFGRTIGIDWDKVIPNPNLSLEKGAIRPWTGKTSEWERKMLLAYARQHRIPLDVPWGKLTAAQREMVLQGEGDYDGGRVYPGVRAWFRWMESRTYKMHVRVLLSRYRAYSLCERCKGARLNEAALAWRVGGLNLADWHGLELSDARARLDSLRTQTGQGELVRRELAGRLGYLERVGLGYLTLDRPARTLSGGEAQRVSLTAALGTSLTGALFVLDEPTVGLHPADVGPLTGAMAELATRGNIALVIEHDPLVIRSAHRVLELGPGAGKHGGTLCFDGTPQALAKHAELPTGRLLSGTEEVKHSPRERTGELVVRNARAHNLQGVSVRVPLGVLCAITGPSGSGKSTLMDEIIYRHLARVLGEKDAEVPGEADGVDGLEAVGSVTFVDQSPLGRTSRGNAATYTKAWDRLRERFASEPEAEVRGLTAAHFSFNVDKGRCEACSGEGYETVEMQFLADVSLLCPVCRGRRFKEEVLAIRHHGLSVADVLEATVDEVLARFGDDKALVRALGPVSRLGLGYLTLGQPLSTLSGGEAQRLKLARALASEAKDSLFLIDEPSAGLHDADVRRVLAALHELVEQGASVLVVDHDLVVMRGADWIIDLGPGGGRNGGRLVAEGTPAQLARGPGLTAAALRGELPTVVVPPKKTKGMGEAPPAIEVEHAREHNLQDVSCRIPLGKMTVVTGPSGSGKSSLVFDVVFAEGQRRFLETLTPYARQFLPTMPRPDVERIGSLPPSVALEQRTSRAGGTSTVATVTEVAHYLRLLFAKLGQPHCPNDGEPIASTTPEAMYAQLIAMKGEGTLLAPAVRARKGTYLDVFTAAARAGIEKAIADGKEVFNDRPPQLVKSREHDIDLVMYEGRLSKLPREVFDKALTWGKGALKARVGTKETLLSSERTCPVCGFSVPELDPRWFSFNTKQGRCEACEGTGVQGGPEALAEGHTERCRTCEGSRLEPVPRAVRLEGSRYHEVVQQSVTATLAQVREWKFKGDRALLGEPSRQELLRRMEFLDRVGLGYLSLDRNAATLSGGEMQRLRLSAQLGAGLTGAMYVLDEPTIGLHPRDTHRLLTNLRELVHTGSTVLVVEHDTDTIRAADHLIELGPTGGRGGGRILAEGPPEQVLQNPEAPTARALREPAVLPAEPRGAPTKWIELKGATTHNLKNVDLRIPVGRLTVVSGVSGSGKSTLVRQVLYPALREELGLVTARPGAYKSLSGVDAIRRVLSVDQSPIGRTPRSVPATFLGVWDELRRAFAATPESKVRGFGPTRFSFNSTSGGRCTACEGQGAISHEMSFLPDVVTPCEACGGARFDAATLEVRYHGLTIGDALRLSADEAKDVFHALPKVAAPLSCLSDLGVGYLQLGQGSNTLSGGEAQRLKLAAELTASARHEPTLYVLDEPTTGLHLGDVSKLIAFLRRLVDRGDTLVVIEHHPSVIASADHVVELGPEGGEAGGLVVAEGTPREVSRLKTATGRVLRSLFSDEAPARKVARSR, encoded by the coding sequence ATGCACAAGACACACCTCGTGCGAGCGCGCACGCACAACCTCCAGTCCCTGTCGGTGGACCTCGCGGAAGGCGAGCTCGTGTGCCTCACCGGCGTCTCCGGCTCCGGCAAGTCCAGCCTGGCGCTCGACACCCTGTATGCCGAGGGACAGCGCCGCTTCGTCGAGAGCTTCAGCCCGTACGCCCGTCAGTTCCTCGAGCGGCTGGAGCGGCCCCCGATGGATGCCCTGGAGCCCGTGGCCGCCGGCGTGGCCGTGGATCGGCGCGCGCCGGTGAAGAGCTCGCGCTCCACCGTGGCCACCCTGGCCGATGTGGAGGCCTACCTGTCCGCGCTCTTCACGCGCGAGGCCATGCCGGTGTGCCCGGGTTGTGGCGTGGAGGCGGTGCGCACCGACGCGCGCGTGGCCGCCCAGGCCACCCTCGACGCCGAGCCCGAGGCGCCCACGGTGCTGACGTTCCCGGTGCGCATCGCGGACACCGCCGAGTACATCGACGTGCGGGCCCGGCTCCTCAAGGACGGCTTCCACCGGGTGATGGTGCGCGGCGAGGTGGCGGAGCTGGAGTCGCTCAAGCCGAGCGAGGCCACGGACTCCGCGGGTGTGGCGCACGTGGTGGTGGATCGGGTGAAGCTGGTGAAGTCGCAGCTGGGCCGGGTGACGGCGGCGCTGGAGACGGCGTGGGCCCAGGCGAATGGCGAGGCGGTGGCCTTCACCCCGGTGGGGCCCCGGCGCATCCGGCGGGGACTCGTGTGCCCGAAGTGCGCGCGCGAGTTCGAGCAGGCCCGGCCCGGTCTGTTCAGCTACCAGTCGCCCACGGGGGCCTGCCCCACGTGCCGGGGGTTCGGCCGCACCATCGGCATCGACTGGGACAAGGTCATCCCCAACCCGAACCTGAGCCTGGAGAAGGGCGCCATCCGCCCCTGGACGGGCAAGACGTCCGAGTGGGAGCGCAAGATGCTGCTCGCCTACGCGCGCCAGCACCGCATCCCCCTGGACGTGCCCTGGGGCAAGCTCACCGCCGCCCAGCGTGAAATGGTGCTGCAGGGCGAGGGGGACTACGACGGCGGGCGCGTCTACCCGGGTGTGCGGGCGTGGTTCCGCTGGATGGAGAGCCGCACGTACAAGATGCACGTGCGCGTGTTGTTGTCGCGCTACCGCGCCTATTCGCTGTGCGAGCGCTGCAAGGGCGCGCGCTTGAACGAGGCCGCCCTGGCCTGGCGCGTGGGCGGGCTGAACCTGGCCGACTGGCACGGGCTGGAGTTGTCGGACGCGCGTGCGCGCCTGGACTCCCTGCGCACTCAAACCGGCCAGGGCGAGCTGGTGAGGCGGGAGCTGGCGGGCCGATTGGGCTACCTGGAGCGGGTGGGCCTCGGCTACCTCACGTTGGATCGGCCGGCGCGCACGCTGTCCGGAGGGGAGGCGCAGCGCGTGTCGCTCACCGCGGCGCTGGGCACCTCGCTCACCGGGGCGCTCTTCGTGCTGGACGAGCCCACCGTGGGCCTGCACCCGGCCGACGTGGGGCCCCTCACCGGTGCCATGGCCGAGCTGGCCACCCGGGGCAACATCGCCCTGGTCATCGAACATGATCCGCTCGTCATCCGCTCCGCGCACCGGGTGTTGGAGTTGGGGCCGGGGGCGGGCAAGCACGGTGGGACGTTGTGTTTCGACGGCACGCCCCAGGCGCTGGCGAAGCACGCGGAGCTGCCCACGGGCCGCCTGTTGTCGGGCACCGAGGAGGTGAAGCACTCGCCCCGTGAGCGCACCGGGGAACTCGTGGTGCGCAACGCCCGGGCCCACAACCTCCAGGGCGTGTCCGTGCGCGTGCCGCTCGGCGTGCTGTGCGCCATCACCGGGCCCAGCGGTTCGGGCAAGAGCACGCTGATGGATGAGATCATCTACCGGCACCTCGCGAGGGTCCTGGGTGAGAAGGACGCCGAGGTGCCCGGCGAGGCCGACGGCGTGGACGGTCTGGAGGCGGTCGGGAGCGTCACCTTCGTGGACCAGTCCCCGCTGGGGCGCACCTCGCGCGGCAACGCGGCCACGTACACCAAGGCGTGGGACAGGCTGCGCGAGCGCTTCGCCTCCGAGCCCGAGGCCGAGGTGCGAGGTCTCACCGCGGCGCACTTCTCCTTCAACGTGGACAAGGGCCGCTGCGAGGCGTGCTCGGGCGAGGGCTACGAGACGGTGGAGATGCAGTTCCTCGCCGACGTGTCGCTCCTGTGCCCGGTGTGCCGGGGCCGCCGCTTCAAGGAAGAGGTGCTGGCCATCCGCCACCACGGTCTGTCCGTGGCGGATGTGCTGGAGGCCACCGTGGACGAGGTGCTCGCGCGCTTCGGCGACGACAAGGCGCTCGTGCGCGCGCTCGGGCCCGTGTCCCGGCTGGGCCTGGGCTACCTGACGCTCGGCCAGCCCCTGTCCACCCTGTCCGGTGGCGAGGCCCAGCGCCTCAAGCTCGCGCGGGCGCTGGCCAGCGAGGCCAAGGACTCGCTCTTCCTCATCGATGAGCCGAGCGCTGGCCTGCATGACGCGGACGTGCGCCGGGTGCTCGCCGCGCTGCACGAGTTGGTGGAGCAGGGCGCGAGCGTGCTCGTGGTGGACCATGACCTCGTCGTCATGCGCGGCGCGGACTGGATCATCGACCTGGGGCCGGGCGGTGGCCGCAACGGAGGACGTCTGGTCGCCGAGGGCACACCCGCGCAGCTCGCCCGGGGCCCGGGCCTCACCGCGGCGGCGCTGCGGGGAGAGCTGCCCACGGTGGTCGTGCCCCCCAAGAAGACGAAGGGGATGGGAGAGGCGCCTCCCGCCATCGAGGTGGAGCACGCCCGCGAGCACAACCTCCAGGATGTGTCGTGCCGGATTCCCCTGGGGAAGATGACGGTGGTGACGGGACCGAGCGGTTCGGGCAAGAGCTCGCTCGTGTTCGACGTGGTGTTCGCCGAGGGGCAACGCCGCTTCCTGGAAACGCTCACCCCCTACGCGCGGCAGTTCCTGCCGACCATGCCCCGGCCGGACGTGGAGCGCATCGGCAGCCTGCCCCCGTCCGTGGCGCTCGAGCAGCGCACCTCGCGCGCGGGCGGCACGAGCACCGTGGCCACCGTCACCGAGGTGGCTCACTACCTGCGCCTGTTGTTCGCCAAGCTCGGCCAGCCCCACTGCCCGAACGATGGCGAGCCCATCGCCTCCACCACCCCCGAGGCCATGTACGCCCAGCTCATCGCGATGAAGGGCGAGGGCACGCTGCTGGCCCCCGCGGTGCGCGCGCGCAAGGGCACCTACCTGGATGTCTTCACCGCCGCGGCCCGCGCGGGCATCGAGAAGGCCATCGCCGACGGCAAGGAAGTCTTCAACGATCGGCCGCCCCAGCTCGTGAAGTCGCGCGAGCACGACATCGACCTCGTCATGTACGAGGGCCGTCTGTCGAAGCTGCCGCGCGAGGTGTTCGACAAGGCGCTCACCTGGGGCAAGGGCGCCTTGAAGGCGCGCGTGGGCACGAAGGAGACGCTCCTGTCCAGCGAGCGCACCTGCCCCGTGTGTGGCTTCTCCGTGCCGGAGTTGGATCCGCGCTGGTTCTCCTTCAACACGAAGCAGGGCCGGTGCGAGGCGTGCGAGGGCACGGGCGTGCAGGGCGGCCCCGAGGCGCTGGCCGAGGGCCACACGGAGCGTTGCCGGACGTGCGAGGGTTCACGCCTGGAGCCGGTGCCGCGCGCCGTGCGGCTGGAGGGCTCGCGCTACCACGAGGTGGTGCAGCAGTCCGTCACGGCCACGCTGGCCCAGGTGCGGGAGTGGAAGTTCAAGGGAGACCGGGCGTTGCTCGGCGAGCCGTCACGCCAGGAGTTGTTGCGGCGCATGGAGTTCCTGGATCGGGTGGGTCTGGGCTACCTGTCGTTGGATCGCAACGCGGCCACGCTCTCGGGCGGGGAGATGCAGCGGTTGAGGCTGTCGGCGCAGCTGGGCGCGGGCCTCACCGGGGCCATGTATGTGCTGGACGAGCCCACCATCGGCCTGCACCCGCGTGACACCCACCGGCTGCTCACCAACCTGCGCGAGCTGGTGCACACCGGCTCCACCGTGTTGGTGGTGGAGCACGACACGGACACCATCCGCGCGGCGGATCACCTCATCGAGCTGGGGCCCACGGGAGGCCGGGGCGGTGGACGCATCCTCGCGGAGGGGCCTCCCGAGCAGGTCCTCCAGAACCCGGAGGCGCCCACGGCCCGGGCCCTGCGCGAGCCCGCCGTACTCCCGGCCGAGCCCCGGGGCGCGCCGACGAAGTGGATCGAGTTGAAGGGCGCCACCACCCACAACCTCAAGAACGTGGACCTGCGCATCCCCGTGGGCCGGCTCACCGTGGTGTCGGGCGTGTCGGGCTCGGGAAAGAGCACGCTCGTGCGGCAGGTGCTCTACCCGGCCCTGCGCGAGGAGTTGGGACTCGTGACGGCACGTCCGGGTGCCTACAAGTCCCTCTCGGGGGTGGACGCCATCCGCCGCGTGCTGTCGGTGGACCAGTCGCCCATCGGACGGACGCCGCGCTCGGTGCCCGCCACCTTCCTGGGTGTATGGGACGAGCTGCGGCGGGCGTTCGCCGCCACGCCGGAGTCGAAGGTGCGTGGCTTTGGCCCCACGCGCTTCTCCTTCAACTCGACGTCGGGCGGCCGGTGCACCGCGTGCGAGGGCCAGGGCGCCATCTCCCATGAGATGTCCTTCCTGCCGGACGTGGTCACCCCGTGCGAGGCCTGTGGTGGGGCGCGCTTCGACGCGGCCACGCTGGAGGTGCGCTACCACGGGTTGACCATTGGTGACGCGCTGCGTCTGTCCGCGGACGAGGCCAAGGACGTCTTCCACGCGTTGCCCAAGGTGGCCGCTCCGCTCTCGTGCCTGTCGGACTTGGGCGTGGGCTATTTGCAATTGGGCCAGGGCTCCAACACCCTGTCCGGAGGGGAGGCGCAGCGGCTCAAGCTGGCCGCGGAGCTGACGGCGTCCGCGCGCCACGAGCCCACCCTGTATGTGTTGGACGAGCCCACCACGGGTCTGCACCTGGGCGACGTGTCCAAGCTCATCGCCTTCCTGCGCCGGTTGGTGGACCGGGGAGACACGCTGGTGGTTATTGAACACCACCCGAGCGTCATCGCCTCGGCGGACCATGTGGTGGAGCTGGGCCCCGAGGGCGGCGAGGCCGGAGGCCTGGTGGTGGCCGAGGGGACACCTCGCGAGGTGTCGCGGCTCAAGACGGCCACGGGCCGGGTGCTCCGGTCCTTGTTCTCCGACGAGGCCCCCGCGCGAAAGGTGGCGCGGAGCCGATGA
- a CDS encoding SGNH/GDSL hydrolase family protein, whose protein sequence is MSALSLRYVALGDSSGVGVGGRQGGYVEHLFQRLRRTRDGVGLLNLAVSGATSATVLSGQLARAQRASPHVVTLGVGINDLWRGVTPGQFESHMDQLAHGLVATGARVVVSNLPDMSLAPVARLAANFLPLPLIVERIGAFNQALERVISRHGLHPVDLHTPSRVELPTGDFFSADGFHPSDAGYQRMAEHFWPVLLRACEPHPEHERATG, encoded by the coding sequence ATGAGCGCACTTTCCTTGCGATATGTGGCCCTGGGTGACTCCTCGGGTGTGGGCGTGGGTGGCCGCCAGGGGGGTTACGTGGAACACCTCTTCCAGCGGCTGCGCCGCACCCGTGACGGCGTGGGCCTGCTCAATCTGGCCGTGAGCGGCGCCACCAGCGCCACCGTGCTGTCCGGACAGCTCGCGCGTGCCCAGCGCGCCTCACCCCATGTCGTGACGCTCGGGGTGGGCATCAATGACTTGTGGCGCGGCGTGACGCCCGGACAGTTCGAGTCCCACATGGACCAGCTCGCGCACGGACTCGTGGCCACTGGCGCCCGGGTGGTGGTGTCCAACCTGCCCGACATGTCCCTGGCGCCCGTGGCCCGGCTGGCGGCGAACTTCCTCCCCCTGCCCCTCATCGTGGAGCGCATCGGCGCCTTCAACCAGGCGCTGGAGCGCGTCATCTCCCGCCATGGGCTGCACCCCGTGGACCTGCACACGCCCAGCCGCGTCGAGCTGCCCACGGGCGACTTCTTCTCCGCCGATGGCTTCCACCCCTCGGACGCGGGCTATCAGCGCATGGCGGAGCACTTCTGGCCCGTGCTGCTGCGCGCCTGTGAGCCCCACCCGGAGCACGAGCGGGCCACGGGCTGA